One stretch of Roseibium sp. HPY-6 DNA includes these proteins:
- a CDS encoding HAMP domain-containing sensor histidine kinase, which translates to MTSSLRLVLSLLFWLLALSLSRAETVRLEPGKGVADLRGQLTFFSDPSKSLGDILRLYRAGEFSPDLETTMLEWNYAPEAWAAVEIFNDTIDDGRGADPLILVVDLPLVSEVDAYLIRESGFTEALIDYSIFEPFIPDDHSVTRLRTPVFEIAPREKVTLLVNFKFGPFQSFRMGLETPSELEASAFVSGITHTAFYAFCISSLVFFFGFHLAMKNWIGMLYAVQFTVGLALIAYIDGLWFRFFYPETPDIQSAVGFFLLYALSGTGFLIAGRSVRDESGETRLSVGLSLLSLLSLAGFVISLISPGPYAALFSYVLLVLMFVAMFVASGIWRRKHGEIHLTGMLIAVIGILLGAGLVALLVAGSRAEIIPVSTAVKGVFSVLLIATMTGLTAHIINLRRQHSKAVQAELSALEAEARRSQELLVAERNYTRARELASLRQRQLATASHDLKQPIMSLRMNVDSLATDLEPEVRSRLKEAFDYIEALSNDYLRQTTPDETDHAQTDDQNVSAEADDLQVDGDQDTETEIYEIALVLDTVHEMFREEAVSKGIELRRVASRKRVSVPPLIIMRIVSNLVSNAVKYTEAGKVVFGVRSQDGQLNLCVYDTGKGMDENEIAEFAQAYKKGKTSEGHGLGLSVCYELARENGMELSCRSRKGQGTEFVLTVPLAECRKVA; encoded by the coding sequence ATGACCAGTTCGCTTCGCCTTGTTTTGTCTCTGCTTTTCTGGCTCCTCGCGCTCAGCCTCAGCCGTGCGGAAACCGTCCGTCTTGAGCCCGGAAAAGGCGTTGCGGATCTAAGAGGCCAACTGACATTTTTCAGCGATCCGTCGAAGTCTCTCGGCGATATTTTGAGGCTTTATCGCGCGGGCGAGTTCAGTCCGGATCTTGAAACAACGATGCTGGAGTGGAACTACGCACCGGAAGCATGGGCGGCGGTCGAGATTTTCAATGACACAATCGATGACGGACGCGGTGCCGACCCGTTGATCCTGGTGGTCGACCTTCCGCTCGTCAGCGAAGTGGATGCCTATCTGATTCGCGAAAGTGGATTTACGGAGGCTTTGATCGACTATTCGATCTTCGAGCCGTTCATTCCCGACGACCACTCTGTGACGCGCCTTAGAACCCCGGTTTTTGAAATCGCGCCCCGGGAGAAGGTGACCCTTCTGGTGAATTTCAAGTTCGGACCCTTTCAGTCCTTTCGCATGGGACTTGAAACACCCTCCGAACTGGAAGCCTCGGCCTTTGTTTCCGGGATCACGCACACGGCTTTCTACGCCTTCTGCATTTCCAGTCTCGTGTTCTTTTTCGGATTTCATCTGGCGATGAAGAACTGGATCGGCATGCTTTACGCCGTGCAGTTTACTGTCGGGCTTGCCCTGATCGCCTATATTGATGGTCTGTGGTTCCGCTTCTTCTATCCTGAAACGCCTGACATCCAATCCGCCGTCGGCTTTTTCCTGCTCTATGCGCTTTCCGGGACCGGATTTCTGATCGCCGGGCGATCGGTCAGGGATGAAAGCGGCGAAACAAGACTGTCCGTTGGTCTGTCTCTCCTCAGCCTCCTGTCGCTGGCCGGTTTTGTGATCTCGCTCATCTCGCCAGGACCCTATGCGGCCCTTTTCAGCTACGTGCTTCTTGTTCTGATGTTTGTTGCCATGTTTGTCGCAAGCGGTATCTGGCGCCGCAAACACGGTGAGATACACCTGACGGGCATGCTGATCGCCGTCATCGGCATTCTGCTCGGTGCCGGTCTTGTCGCACTTCTCGTCGCTGGAAGCCGGGCAGAGATCATCCCGGTATCGACGGCAGTCAAGGGTGTCTTTTCTGTCTTGCTGATCGCGACGATGACGGGCCTGACGGCGCATATCATCAACCTCCGCCGACAGCATTCAAAAGCCGTACAGGCAGAATTGTCCGCTCTGGAAGCAGAGGCAAGGCGCAGCCAGGAACTGCTCGTCGCCGAACGTAACTACACCCGGGCCCGCGAGCTGGCGAGCTTGCGGCAGAGGCAACTGGCCACCGCATCTCACGATCTCAAGCAGCCGATCATGTCGCTACGCATGAATGTCGACAGTCTGGCGACGGATCTGGAGCCGGAAGTGCGGTCGCGGCTGAAAGAAGCCTTCGACTATATCGAGGCGCTTTCGAACGACTATCTCCGGCAAACGACACCTGATGAAACGGACCATGCTCAGACGGACGATCAGAATGTGAGCGCAGAGGCGGATGACCTCCAGGTTGACGGAGATCAGGACACTGAAACAGAGATTTATGAAATCGCGCTGGTTCTCGACACTGTCCATGAAATGTTCAGGGAGGAGGCGGTTTCGAAAGGCATCGAGCTTCGGCGCGTCGCGTCACGCAAACGCGTCTCGGTGCCGCCGCTTATCATCATGCGGATCGTGAGCAATCTCGTTTCAAATGCGGTGAAATACACCGAGGCCGGGAAGGTGGTGTTCGGTGTCAGATCACAGGACGGCCAGTTGAACCTGTGCGTTTATGACACCGGCAAAGGCATGGATGAAAATGAGATCGCAGAATTTGCGCAAGCCTACAAGAAGGGGAAAACATCCGAGGGGCACGGTCTTGGCCTGTCCGTTTGTTATGAACTCGCCCGCGAGAACGGCATGGAGCTTTCCTGCCGCTCACGAAAGGGGCAAGGCACTGAATTTGTCCTGACAGTGCCTTTGGCAGAGTGCCGCAAAGTCGCCTGA
- a CDS encoding VWA domain-containing protein yields the protein MTLSKHLPKAVLISSASIVTLAFVALATQTVDFKELFAEKGTQAPPQAAQNTVLDSARLRTEADSELNDAVTQVPTPSPTVVPALTPAEVRPITPSNKRMGLSQTNSAQSAGRLLEGFAPSQEALVQHRLAPSDPSRPVVLNTDRERFASAQPTPLKQVASDPVSTFSIDVDTASYSFVRANLNGGYLPKQDAVRVEEMINYFKYDYSLPDDRDVPFRTSVSVVDTPWNADTKLMQIGIQGYKVPLADLPPQNLVFLIDTSGSMADANKLPLLQQSFRLLLASLRDQDEVAIVTYAGSAGVLLEPTKASEKSHILQKIDALTSSGSTAGHAGLKGAYALAEKMTGEGEQTRVILATDGDFNVGLSDTESLKRYISEQREKGTALSVLGFGRGNYNDALMQTLAQNGQGVAAYIDTLSEARKVLVDQVVSSISMIAQDVKIQVEFNPATVAEYRLIGYETRALNTEDFRNDKVDAGDIGAGHTVTALYEVTPVGSPARKFSDLRYGNEVPSVKPIGQSPAEELAFVKLRYKVPGAEKSKLVTTPVSADTHDIPQAETLFAASVAGFGQLLKGSDYLESWTFGDVAQLAQANRGEDPFGYRSEFLNLVRLAEVSQR from the coding sequence ATGACACTCAGTAAGCATCTCCCCAAGGCCGTCCTGATCAGCTCGGCCTCAATCGTGACCCTGGCCTTCGTTGCGCTGGCAACGCAGACCGTCGATTTCAAAGAGCTTTTTGCCGAGAAAGGCACGCAGGCACCACCGCAGGCAGCTCAAAACACTGTGCTCGATTCCGCACGTCTTCGAACGGAAGCCGACAGTGAACTGAACGATGCAGTGACGCAGGTTCCGACGCCGTCACCGACCGTCGTTCCGGCTTTGACACCCGCCGAGGTTCGGCCCATTACACCGTCGAACAAGCGCATGGGGCTTTCCCAGACCAACTCTGCTCAATCCGCGGGGCGCCTTCTGGAAGGGTTCGCTCCTTCTCAGGAAGCTCTCGTTCAGCATCGCTTGGCACCTTCGGATCCCTCCCGACCCGTTGTGCTGAATACAGATCGGGAACGGTTTGCGTCCGCGCAACCAACTCCGCTGAAACAGGTTGCGAGCGACCCGGTTTCGACCTTTTCCATCGACGTCGACACGGCTTCCTATTCCTTTGTCAGAGCCAATCTCAATGGCGGGTATTTGCCGAAACAGGATGCAGTTCGCGTCGAAGAAATGATCAATTATTTCAAGTACGATTACAGTCTGCCTGACGATCGGGACGTGCCGTTTCGCACAAGTGTTTCTGTTGTCGATACACCCTGGAATGCGGATACAAAACTGATGCAGATCGGCATCCAGGGATACAAGGTTCCGCTCGCTGATCTTCCGCCGCAAAACCTCGTATTCCTGATAGATACGTCCGGGTCCATGGCGGACGCCAACAAGCTGCCGCTGTTGCAGCAGTCCTTCCGGCTCTTGCTAGCGTCCCTGCGGGATCAGGACGAGGTCGCGATCGTGACCTATGCAGGAAGTGCGGGCGTGCTGCTTGAACCGACAAAAGCCTCCGAGAAGTCGCACATCCTTCAAAAAATCGATGCGCTGACCTCGAGCGGTTCAACGGCTGGTCATGCAGGTCTCAAGGGCGCTTATGCGCTTGCGGAGAAGATGACCGGAGAAGGTGAGCAGACACGCGTTATTCTAGCCACCGACGGAGATTTCAATGTCGGTCTTTCGGATACGGAGAGCCTGAAACGCTATATCTCCGAGCAGCGGGAAAAGGGGACCGCGCTGTCGGTTCTCGGGTTCGGGCGCGGGAACTACAACGACGCGCTCATGCAAACGCTTGCGCAGAACGGGCAGGGTGTCGCTGCCTATATCGATACCTTGTCGGAAGCCCGGAAAGTGCTTGTGGACCAGGTGGTCAGTTCAATTTCGATGATCGCCCAGGACGTGAAGATCCAGGTCGAATTCAATCCGGCAACCGTCGCCGAATATCGGCTCATCGGCTACGAGACCCGTGCTCTCAACACCGAGGACTTCAGAAACGACAAGGTTGACGCCGGTGATATCGGGGCCGGGCATACGGTGACAGCGCTTTATGAAGTCACGCCGGTTGGATCGCCAGCCCGAAAATTCTCCGATCTTCGATATGGAAACGAAGTGCCGTCAGTAAAACCGATCGGTCAATCACCAGCTGAAGAACTTGCCTTCGTGAAGTTGCGTTACAAGGTTCCCGGCGCTGAAAAGAGCAAGCTGGTTACAACGCCGGTGAGCGCTGATACGCATGACATTCCGCAAGCTGAAACGCTTTTTGCCGCCTCTGTTGCCGGATTTGGGCAATTGCTGAAAGGAAGCGACTATCTGGAGAGCTGGACCTTCGGCGATGTCGCCCAGCTCGCACAAGCCAATCGTGGTGAAGACCCTTTCGGTTACCGGTCCGAATTCCTGAACCTCGTCAGGCTCGCCGAAGTGTCACAGAGGTGA
- a CDS encoding ABC transporter permease, producing the protein MSAMRKALIRPELGAICGTILVFIFFISIASGSGMFAAEGIVNWGTVSAQFAIIAVGACLLMIAGEFDLSVGSMIGFSGIIIALMSVQWGFPTWFAILVAFAMALAIGALNGYLVVKTGLPSFIVTLAFLYILRGLTIFIAIATTRKTIIGGVKDAAEGDPIAWLFGGKVFNWLFVWLADLGVVGTFVAGPKAGQPVVEGIPMLMIWAVILIVFGHFLLTRTKFGNWIFASGGDAQAARYVGVPVNRVKISMFMFTAFCATIFATCQVMEFGSAAADRGLLKEFEAIISVVIGGALLTGGYGSVIGAALGALIFGVVQQGLFFAGVESSLFRVFLGVILLLAVILNTYIRRMITGER; encoded by the coding sequence ATGTCCGCCATGCGCAAGGCCCTGATCCGCCCCGAACTGGGCGCGATCTGCGGCACCATCCTCGTTTTCATCTTCTTTATCTCCATTGCCAGCGGCAGCGGCATGTTTGCCGCCGAGGGCATCGTCAACTGGGGCACGGTATCGGCCCAGTTCGCCATCATCGCCGTCGGCGCCTGCCTGTTGATGATCGCCGGCGAGTTCGACCTGTCGGTCGGCTCCATGATCGGCTTTTCCGGCATCATCATCGCCCTCATGAGCGTGCAATGGGGCTTTCCCACCTGGTTTGCCATTCTGGTCGCCTTCGCCATGGCGCTCGCCATCGGCGCCCTCAACGGCTACCTGGTGGTCAAGACCGGCCTGCCCTCCTTCATCGTCACCCTGGCCTTCCTCTATATCCTGCGCGGCCTGACGATCTTCATTGCCATCGCCACCACCCGCAAGACCATCATCGGCGGCGTCAAGGATGCGGCCGAGGGCGATCCGATCGCCTGGCTCTTCGGCGGCAAGGTCTTCAACTGGCTGTTTGTCTGGCTTGCCGATCTTGGCGTTGTCGGCACTTTCGTCGCCGGGCCCAAGGCCGGCCAGCCGGTGGTCGAGGGCATTCCCATGCTGATGATCTGGGCCGTCATCCTGATCGTCTTCGGCCATTTCCTTCTGACCCGCACCAAGTTCGGCAACTGGATCTTCGCCTCCGGCGGCGATGCCCAGGCGGCCCGCTATGTCGGCGTGCCGGTGAACCGGGTCAAGATCTCCATGTTCATGTTCACCGCCTTCTGCGCCACCATCTTCGCCACCTGCCAGGTGATGGAGTTCGGTTCAGCGGCCGCCGACCGCGGTCTCCTGAAGGAGTTCGAGGCGATCATCTCCGTGGTCATCGGCGGGGCGTTGCTGACCGGCGGCTACGGCTCGGTCATCGGTGCCGCCCTGGGCGCGCTTATCTTCGGCGTGGTCCAGCAGGGCCTGTTCTTTGCCGGTGTGGAAAGCTCGCTCTTCCGCGTGTTCCTCGGGGTGATCCTGCTGCTGGCCGTGATCCTCAACACCTATATCCGCCGCATGATCACGGGGGAGCGTTAA
- a CDS encoding response regulator transcription factor translates to MNDQKYNAIIADDHAIVRAGLKDALEKPGLIEPEGIRVVAEAGDGLSAIAAVRKHRPHLLLLDVSMPMAGGVEVLVEARRWSKETRVVVLTGISAVGLVSDLVETGVDGLFSKASDNTEFYEKLPGILRGQRHVSEYFLKILEETPTPPVLTDRERQTLNMILSGKSNKEIAEGFGISIKTVDKHRTSLMQKLKVHSVPQLIARALKEGLIDPSKEL, encoded by the coding sequence GTGAACGACCAAAAATACAACGCAATAATCGCGGATGATCATGCAATTGTTCGGGCGGGCCTGAAAGATGCACTCGAAAAGCCGGGACTGATTGAACCGGAGGGCATTCGCGTCGTCGCTGAAGCCGGCGATGGTCTCAGCGCCATTGCAGCGGTGCGAAAGCATAGACCCCACCTTCTCTTGCTGGACGTCTCCATGCCGATGGCAGGTGGTGTCGAAGTCCTGGTGGAGGCAAGGCGTTGGTCCAAGGAGACCCGTGTTGTCGTGCTCACGGGCATTTCCGCCGTTGGCCTGGTTTCCGATCTGGTGGAAACGGGTGTCGACGGGCTTTTTTCGAAAGCCTCGGACAACACGGAATTCTACGAAAAACTGCCGGGAATCCTGCGCGGCCAACGGCACGTATCGGAGTATTTTCTGAAGATCCTGGAAGAAACGCCGACACCGCCGGTCCTAACCGACCGGGAGCGTCAAACGCTGAACATGATCCTTTCAGGCAAGTCCAACAAGGAAATCGCCGAAGGTTTCGGCATAAGCATCAAAACCGTCGACAAACACCGGACCAGCCTGATGCAGAAGCTGAAAGTGCACTCTGTCCCGCAGCTGATAGCACGCGCCTTGAAGGAGGGTTTGATCGATCCGTCAAAGGAACTCTAA
- a CDS encoding LacI family DNA-binding transcriptional regulator — protein MAVTLKEVAELAGVSRSAVSRTFTDGASVSTRTREKVEKAAKALGYRPSLIARSLATNRTKLIGLVANNFQNPAFLDVFDLFTSELQKRELRPLLVNLSGETSPKKIVELLRQYSVDGVIVATSTLPTSFATAFQTAGIPVIHTFGKFQANANVHVVGIDNEFCGAMAARTFSDRSYKTVALLGGPETATSTQDRSSGFRRAAKELGLRVAKVCFAENYTYQAGRDAMRDVLEDDAVEAVFCGDDLICMGAMDAARDAGKSIPEDIGFLGFNDIGMASWDAYALTTIRQPIRDIIMSSVELVVGMVENPGRSPEIRLFPCSVIERGSLRPVI, from the coding sequence TTGGCGGTTACACTGAAGGAAGTTGCGGAATTGGCAGGCGTTTCCCGCTCGGCGGTTTCGCGGACCTTTACGGACGGTGCCAGTGTCTCCACGCGAACCCGGGAGAAAGTCGAAAAGGCGGCAAAGGCACTCGGATACAGACCGTCTCTGATTGCCAGGAGCCTTGCGACAAACCGGACCAAGCTGATCGGACTTGTTGCCAACAATTTCCAGAACCCGGCCTTTCTGGATGTCTTCGACCTGTTCACAAGTGAACTGCAGAAGCGCGAACTGCGTCCGCTCCTCGTCAATCTTTCGGGCGAAACGTCACCGAAGAAAATCGTTGAGCTGCTGCGTCAATACAGCGTCGACGGCGTCATTGTTGCTACGTCCACGCTGCCCACGAGTTTTGCGACCGCTTTTCAGACTGCCGGTATTCCGGTGATCCATACATTCGGAAAATTCCAGGCTAACGCCAATGTGCATGTCGTCGGGATCGACAATGAATTCTGTGGTGCCATGGCAGCGCGAACGTTCTCGGACCGCTCCTACAAGACCGTCGCTTTGCTCGGCGGTCCCGAAACGGCAACGTCTACGCAGGACCGGTCCTCCGGTTTCCGGCGAGCTGCAAAGGAATTGGGACTACGTGTCGCGAAGGTGTGTTTTGCGGAGAATTATACTTACCAGGCCGGGCGTGATGCGATGCGTGATGTGCTGGAAGATGACGCTGTCGAGGCGGTTTTCTGCGGCGACGACCTGATCTGCATGGGCGCGATGGACGCAGCACGCGATGCCGGAAAATCAATCCCGGAAGATATCGGTTTTCTTGGCTTCAACGATATCGGGATGGCAAGCTGGGATGCTTATGCACTGACGACAATCCGCCAGCCTATACGCGACATCATAATGAGTTCCGTGGAACTGGTTGTCGGCATGGTGGAAAATCCGGGCCGAAGCCCGGAAATTCGTCTCTTTCCCTGTTCTGTCATAGAACGCGGTTCGTTGCGGCCCGTCATTTAG
- a CDS encoding ATP-binding cassette domain-containing protein — MSDALIELVDIEKHFGPVIALNGVSVSVRAGECHCLLGDNGAGKSTFIKTMSGVHKPTRGKILIEGRETNFESPRDAMTAGIATVYQDLAMIPLMSVTRNFWMGREPEKRFGPFKFFDFATANEVTMSEMARMGIHLRSPDQAVGTLSGGERQTVAISRAVYFGAKVLILDEPTSALGVRQTSNVLATIDKVRKKGIGVVFITHNVRHAMAVGDRFTVLNRGKTLGTAERGHIKAEELQELMAGGQELAQLEGSLGGTV, encoded by the coding sequence ATGTCTGATGCCCTCATAGAACTCGTCGATATCGAGAAGCATTTCGGTCCGGTGATCGCGCTGAACGGGGTTTCGGTCTCCGTCAGGGCGGGCGAGTGCCACTGCCTTCTGGGCGACAACGGCGCGGGCAAGTCCACCTTCATCAAGACCATGTCCGGCGTGCACAAGCCGACCAGGGGCAAGATCCTGATCGAAGGCAGGGAGACCAACTTCGAGAGCCCGCGCGATGCCATGACCGCCGGCATTGCCACGGTCTACCAGGACCTGGCCATGATCCCGCTGATGTCGGTCACCCGGAACTTCTGGATGGGGCGTGAGCCGGAAAAGCGCTTCGGCCCGTTCAAGTTCTTCGACTTTGCCACCGCCAACGAGGTCACCATGAGCGAGATGGCCAGGATGGGCATTCACTTGCGCTCGCCCGACCAGGCCGTCGGCACCCTGTCGGGCGGCGAGCGCCAGACCGTCGCCATCTCAAGGGCGGTCTACTTCGGCGCCAAGGTTCTCATTCTCGACGAGCCCACTTCCGCCCTCGGGGTCCGCCAGACCTCGAATGTGCTGGCCACCATCGACAAGGTCCGCAAGAAGGGCATCGGCGTCGTCTTCATCACCCACAACGTCCGCCACGCCATGGCCGTCGGAGACCGCTTCACCGTCCTCAACCGCGGCAAGACACTTGGAACAGCCGAACGCGGACACATCAAGGCCGAAGAACTCCAGGAACTCATGGCTGGAGGACAGGAACTCGCGCAACTCGAAGGATCCCTCGGAGGAACGGTGTAG
- a CDS encoding sugar ABC transporter substrate-binding protein, translated as MKKTLFAMAAAAIAFTGLSGPALADGERFVLVSHAPDSDSWWNTIKNGLALAGEQVGAEVEYRNPPTGDIADMARIIEQTAASNPDGIITTLADPDVLSGPIQNAVAKGIPVIIINSGTPEQAADVGALMYIGQPEYDAGLAAGQRAKRDGVGSFLCVNHVVSNPVVGERCRGFADGLGVELGDSMIDSGQDPAEIKNKVKAYLSANPDVEAILTLGPTSADPTIGALQEIGKAGDIYFGTFDLGTEIVKGIKDGTIQWGIDQQPFLQAYLPVIVLANYQRFGVLPGNNINSGPGFITKDALSKVEEHAGEYR; from the coding sequence ATGAAGAAGACGTTGTTTGCGATGGCGGCTGCTGCCATTGCGTTTACGGGTTTGTCTGGGCCTGCATTGGCTGATGGAGAGCGTTTTGTTCTTGTGAGCCATGCGCCGGACAGCGACAGCTGGTGGAACACGATCAAGAACGGTCTGGCGCTTGCCGGTGAGCAGGTGGGTGCCGAGGTTGAGTACCGCAATCCTCCGACAGGCGACATTGCGGACATGGCGCGCATCATCGAGCAGACGGCAGCCTCCAATCCGGACGGGATCATCACGACGCTGGCCGATCCGGACGTTCTGTCCGGTCCGATCCAGAACGCGGTTGCCAAGGGCATTCCGGTGATCATCATCAATTCCGGCACGCCCGAGCAGGCCGCTGACGTTGGTGCTCTGATGTATATCGGCCAGCCCGAATACGATGCCGGTCTTGCGGCCGGTCAGCGCGCCAAGCGCGATGGTGTCGGCTCGTTCCTGTGTGTGAACCACGTTGTCTCCAACCCGGTTGTCGGTGAGCGCTGCCGCGGCTTTGCCGATGGTCTGGGTGTCGAGCTGGGCGACAGCATGATCGACAGCGGCCAGGATCCGGCCGAGATCAAGAACAAGGTCAAGGCGTATCTGTCCGCCAATCCGGATGTGGAAGCCATTCTGACGCTTGGCCCGACTTCGGCGGACCCGACCATTGGTGCGCTTCAGGAGATCGGCAAGGCCGGCGACATTTACTTCGGCACGTTTGACCTGGGCACGGAGATCGTCAAGGGCATCAAGGACGGCACCATCCAGTGGGGCATTGACCAGCAGCCTTTCCTGCAGGCCTATCTGCCTGTGATCGTTCTGGCCAACTACCAGCGTTTTGGCGTTCTTCCGGGCAACAACATCAACTCCGGTCCCGGCTTCATCACCAAGGACGCCCTGTCCAAGGTTGAAGAACACGCCGGCGAGTATCGCTGA
- a CDS encoding SH3 domain-containing protein, whose amino-acid sequence MLCAKQAIRQMTKGLALAALFMAFPLSSNAQPASGEGFREVRVAPGTAVADDLIDVVLPFLKGHPERDEGNGGMQLNIRKDSGGYLVNIILTGYLDDVLHGEHFRGVVIPLPDDRWELLSMSVKPLCARGQNIDGVCQSTPASERTMASDVTPAGPGMCVDVPLDDTLNLRAGPGTRHHVVGSLAPGTCSVELFDICEGNWCQVRWAQISGWVNTRYLAPMN is encoded by the coding sequence ATGCTGTGCGCGAAACAAGCGATCCGTCAGATGACCAAAGGCCTCGCCCTTGCCGCTTTGTTTATGGCTTTTCCGCTCTCATCAAACGCGCAGCCGGCATCTGGCGAAGGCTTTCGCGAGGTGCGCGTTGCCCCCGGCACCGCCGTCGCAGACGATTTGATCGACGTGGTGCTGCCATTTCTGAAAGGTCACCCGGAACGGGATGAAGGCAACGGCGGAATGCAGTTGAATATCCGCAAGGACAGCGGAGGTTATCTCGTGAACATCATACTGACAGGCTATCTGGATGATGTTCTGCATGGCGAGCATTTCCGCGGAGTTGTTATTCCGCTGCCCGACGATCGCTGGGAACTTCTTTCCATGTCAGTGAAACCGCTCTGTGCCCGCGGCCAGAATATTGATGGCGTCTGCCAGAGCACACCAGCTTCCGAGCGCACCATGGCATCGGATGTGACGCCGGCCGGCCCCGGAATGTGCGTGGATGTGCCGTTGGACGACACATTGAACCTGCGTGCCGGACCGGGAACACGGCATCATGTTGTCGGCTCACTGGCGCCTGGCACCTGCTCTGTCGAACTGTTTGACATATGTGAGGGGAACTGGTGTCAGGTCAGGTGGGCCCAGATTTCCGGGTGGGTAAATACCCGTTATCTTGCACCCATGAACTAG